One window from the genome of Engraulis encrasicolus isolate BLACKSEA-1 chromosome 16, IST_EnEncr_1.0, whole genome shotgun sequence encodes:
- the LOC134465497 gene encoding mucin-5AC-like, which yields MYITGSSPTFTITSPTGATQSNTASTGAVGTIQSVGNFWTVRLNSTGQGGLWGISMASTQPYSIKVTGQSGIDFLFDFVEISLGDHPTFDLLPGRPSANENATLFLTVTGGDSVSVSEVLLVPTSGAEAVNTTVEDREGGDYLVTVDRLPEGEFNIRIRGETNAASRASPDVFERQSSTQLRTSSLTVTVAALNETWEPGTNLTIPFTVSTDATGDITIRVTNDREFTSESPASLTPGTGGQAEGTVTLTAPPSTTSGTDVTLTIEAVTAGATDSNYAVLRLSVVAEVTDLSAPTCDIVDVNANCSGNCSLSWELLANLTDGDGTGIERITVRQGSGSLNTRVVTGSDGVAVTLATYTASCCSEEVELVAVDAVGNVGTCFRSIRTPNVTADESPTSAAPTTATDTPPTTTMQTEPVAETTCDDIDDSIFSGQSRGLDLGLPLWLSLISFWLVGPLQP from the exons ATGTACATCACAGGCAGCTCTCCCACATTCACCATCACAAGCCcgacag GTGCGACACAGAGTAACACTGCCTCCACTGGAGCTGTGGGGACCATCCAGTCAGTGGGAAACTTCTGGACCGTCCGCCTGAACTCCACAGGCCAGGGAGGACTATGGGGCATCAGCATGGCGTCCACACAGCCCTACTCCATCAAAGTCACTG GTCAGAGTGGCATTGACTTCCTCTTTGACTTTGTGGAGATATCCCTCGGTGATCACCCGACATTTGACCTGTTACCAGGACGTCCTTCAGCCA ATGAGAATGCCACACTCTTCCTGACAGTGACAGGAGGCGACAGTGTCAGTGTCTCTGAGGTGTTGCTGGTTCCCACATCGGGAGCAGAGGCGGTGAACACAACAGTGGAGGACAGAGAAGGAGGGGACTACCTGGTGACCGTGGATAGGCTGCCGGAGGGCGAGTTCAACATTCGGATCAGGGGGGAGACAAATGCAGCCTCCAGGGCGTCGCCGGATGTGTTTGAGAGACAGTCTTCCACCCAGCTCAGGACATCTAGCTTGACAGTGACAGTGGCT GCATTGAATGAGACTTGGGAGCCTGGCACGAACCTCACCATCCCTTTCACCGTGTCCACTGATGCCACCGGTGACATCACCATCCGAGTGACCAACGATCGTGAGTTCACTTCTGAGTCCCCCGCCTCTCTGACCCCGGGGACAGGAGGACAGGCTGAAGGCACGGTGACTCTGACCGCTCCGCCCAGCACCACCTCAGGCACTGACGTCACGCTCACCATCGAGGCGGTAACTGCTGGGGCCACAGATTCCAACTACGCTGTGCTCCGCCTTTCAGTTGTTGCTGAG GTAACTGATCTATCCGCTCCCACATGTGACATAGTTGATGTGAATGCAAACTGCTCTGGCAACTGCAGCCTGTCGTGGGAGTTACTGGCCAATCTGACGGACGGCGACGGCACGGGCATTGAGCGCATCACAGTCCGACAGGGCAGTGGCAGCCTCAACACAAGGGTGGTGACGGGTTCGGACGGAGTGGCCGTGACTCTGGCCACCTACACGGCGTCCTGCTGCTCTGAGGAGGTGGAGCTGGTGGCTGTAGATGCTGTGGGGAATGTGGGGACCTGCTTCAGGTCCATAagaaccccaaatgtcactgcagatgAGTCCCCAACTTCTGCTGCCCCTACCACTGCAACTGACACACCCCCCACTACCACAATGCAAACTGAACCTGTGGCTGAGACAACTTGCGATGACATCGATGACAGCATCTTCTCGGGGCAGTCGAGAGGTCTGGACTTGGGTCTTCCACTCTGGCTCAGCCTGATTTCCTTCTGGCTTGTTGGGCCTCTGCAGCCCTGA